Proteins from one Piscinibacter lacus genomic window:
- a CDS encoding dihydroneopterin aldolase translates to MNAPRPQMPGMLPPAPLAAEAAQPLDLIFIEGFIGHTVIGIHHDELHDTQPLRIDLYAGVPRPRACDSDDIGDTINYAEVRERLHRLMAEHKVRLLEAFAEDIADIMLGEFRAHWVRVVVVKPRKFPDLEGVGVAIERRREIKAVEAAAGPAAVLSVIGHGMVPGKA, encoded by the coding sequence ATGAACGCCCCCCGCCCCCAGATGCCCGGCATGCTGCCCCCCGCTCCCCTTGCCGCCGAAGCCGCGCAACCGCTGGACTTGATCTTCATCGAGGGCTTCATCGGCCACACGGTGATCGGCATCCACCACGATGAACTGCACGACACCCAGCCGCTGCGCATCGACCTGTATGCCGGCGTACCGCGGCCCCGTGCCTGCGACAGCGACGACATCGGCGACACCATCAACTACGCCGAAGTGCGCGAGCGCCTGCATCGTCTGATGGCCGAGCACAAGGTGCGCTTGCTGGAAGCCTTTGCCGAGGACATCGCCGACATCATGCTCGGCGAGTTCCGTGCGCACTGGGTGCGCGTCGTCGTCGTAAAGCCGCGCAAGTTCCCGGACCTCGAAGGCGTGGGCGTGGCCATCGAGCGGCGGCGCGAGATCAAGGCCGTGGAAGCGGCTGCCGGCCCGGCGGCCGTGCTGTCGGTGATCGGCCACGGCATGGTGCCCGGCAAGGCCTGA
- the fae gene encoding formaldehyde-activating enzyme, with translation MAKIDRVLVGESLVGDGNEVAHIDLLIGPRGSAAESAFANALVNNKDGFTSLLAVVAPNLLCKPATVMFNKVTIKGAKQAVQMFGPAQRGVAMAVADSVEDGTIPADEADDVFVSVGVFIHWMADDDKKIQDYNYAATREAIKRAVNREPSAKEVVAKKGSASHPFAPN, from the coding sequence ATGGCAAAGATTGATCGCGTGCTCGTCGGCGAATCGCTCGTCGGTGACGGCAACGAAGTCGCCCACATCGACCTGCTCATCGGCCCGCGCGGCAGCGCCGCCGAAAGCGCCTTCGCCAACGCCCTGGTGAACAACAAGGACGGCTTCACCTCGCTGCTGGCCGTGGTTGCCCCCAACCTGCTGTGCAAGCCCGCCACCGTGATGTTCAACAAGGTCACCATCAAGGGCGCCAAGCAGGCCGTCCAGATGTTTGGCCCGGCCCAGCGCGGCGTGGCCATGGCGGTGGCCGACTCGGTCGAAGACGGCACCATCCCGGCCGACGAAGCCGATGACGTGTTCGTCAGCGTGGGCGTGTTCATCCACTGGATGGCCGACGACGACAAGAAGATCCAGGACTACAACTACGCCGCCACCCGCGAAGCCATCAAGCGCGCGGTGAACCGCGAGCCCTCGGCCAAGGAAGTCGTGGCCAAGAAGGGCAGCGCCTCTCACCCCTTCGCGCCGAACTGA
- a CDS encoding triphosphoribosyl-dephospho-CoA synthase, with amino-acid sequence MSDAAVLALRQAFLDACQLDVAVRKPGNVSLDSPGHGMQARHFLYSAAAAAPALIVRGRSVGERIEAAVEATWAVAGCNTNLGILLLCAPLAAAAEALLDAQAPQALDPQALQARCAQVCRSLDLDDSRAAYRAIARARPGGLGRAAEGDVQAAPRLPLQAAMALAADRDRIAQAYAQGLAELFDPGLRHWQAARPAGAHGLPTAAVQSVFLAFLASAPDSHIVRKHGPGPAQAVTAAAAGWQARHPGGEGLDEAPGFSAWDAELKASGLNPGTSADFTVATLMLAGLCGPRLLR; translated from the coding sequence ATGTCCGATGCTGCCGTGCTGGCCCTGCGCCAGGCCTTCCTGGATGCCTGCCAGCTCGACGTGGCGGTGCGCAAGCCCGGTAATGTCAGCCTGGATTCGCCCGGCCATGGCATGCAGGCCCGGCATTTCCTGTACAGCGCGGCTGCGGCGGCACCGGCCCTGATCGTGCGCGGCCGGTCGGTCGGCGAGCGCATCGAGGCCGCGGTCGAGGCCACCTGGGCGGTGGCCGGCTGCAACACCAACCTGGGCATTTTGCTGCTCTGCGCGCCGCTGGCAGCGGCGGCCGAGGCCCTGCTCGATGCCCAGGCCCCGCAGGCCCTGGACCCGCAGGCGCTTCAGGCCCGCTGCGCCCAGGTCTGCCGCAGCCTCGACCTGGACGACAGCCGCGCGGCCTACCGCGCCATCGCCCGCGCCCGGCCGGGCGGCCTGGGGCGGGCTGCCGAAGGCGATGTCCAGGCCGCCCCCCGCCTGCCCCTGCAGGCGGCGATGGCCCTGGCCGCCGACCGCGACCGCATCGCCCAGGCCTATGCCCAGGGCCTGGCCGAGCTTTTCGACCCCGGCCTGCGCCACTGGCAGGCTGCCCGGCCGGCGGGCGCCCACGGGCTGCCGACAGCGGCGGTGCAGTCGGTTTTCCTGGCCTTCCTGGCCAGCGCGCCGGATTCACACATTGTCCGCAAGCACGGCCCGGGGCCGGCACAGGCTGTCACCGCCGCCGCCGCCGGCTGGCAGGCGCGCCATCCAGGGGGCGAAGGCCTGGACGAGGCGCCGGGTTTCAGCGCCTGGGATGCCGAACTGAAGGCTTCGGGCCTCAACCCCGGCACCAGCGCCGATTTCACCGTCGCAACGCTCATGCTGGCCGGACTGTGCGGCCCGCGCCTGCTGCGCTAG